The following proteins are co-located in the Enoplosus armatus isolate fEnoArm2 chromosome 8, fEnoArm2.hap1, whole genome shotgun sequence genome:
- the asb8 gene encoding ankyrin repeat and SOCS box protein 8 has protein sequence MSSTMWYIMQSIQSKYSLSERLIRTIAAIRSFPHDNVEDLIRKGADVNRMHGTLKPLHCACMVADADCVELLLEKGAEVNALDGYNRTALHYAAEKDESCVELLLEYGAQPNALDGNKDTPLHWAAFKDNPECVRALLESGACPNARDYNNDTPLSWAAMKGNLESVKVLLDYGAQVHVTNLKGQTPISRLVALLARGLGTEQEEECLELLCRAAGRFEIRRADGTLPRELSKDPQLLARLTNMVAQAPTLRSLARCAVRQSLGVQFLPTAVKELPLPETIKDYLLLRD, from the exons ATGAGCTCTACTATGTGGTACATCATGCAAAGCATTCAAAGTAAATACTCCTTGTCTGAGCGGCTAATCCGCACCATTGCAGCCATCCGGTCATTCCCACACGACAATGTGGAGGATCTCATTCGTAAG GGAGCTGATGTGAACAGGATGCATGGCACACTGAAGCCCCTGCACTGTGCCTGTATGGTCGCTGATGCTGATTGTGTGGAGCTGCTGTTGGAGAAGGGGGCAGAG gTAAATGCTTTGGATGGATATAACCGCACAGCGCTGCACTATGCAGCAGAGAAGGATGAGAGCTGCGTGGAGCTGCTGTTGGAGTATGGGGCCCAGCCAAACGCCCTGGACGGCAACAAGGACACTCCACTTCACTGGGCCGCCTTCAAAGATAACCCAGAGTGTGTGAGGGCCCTGCTGGAGAGCGGGGCCTGTCCCAATGCCCGGGACTACAACAATGACACGCCTTTGAGCTGGGCAGCAATGAAGGGCAACCTGGAGAGTGTCAAAGTGCTATTAGACTACGGAGCCCAGGTCCATGTGACCAACCTGAAGGGCCAGACACCTATCTCCCGATTGGTAGCCCTGTTGGCCCGGGGCCTGGGCACTGAGCAAGAGGAGGAGTGCCTAGAGCTGCTGTGTCGGGCAGCGGGGCGGTTTGAGATCCGACGGGCTGACGGCACCCTTCCCAGGGAGCTGAGTAAGGATCCCCAGCTGCTGGCGAGGCTGACCAACATGGTGGCTCAGGCTCCCACACTTCGCTCTCTGGCGCGCTGTGCTGTGCGGCAGAGTCTTGGAGTCCAGTTCCTCCCCACTGCTGTGAAAGAGCTTCCTTTACCAGAGACTATCAAAGACTATCTACTGCTGAGAGACTGA
- the atf7a gene encoding cyclic AMP-dependent transcription factor ATF-7a isoform X1: MFSSSPLPQLHCKLFAKMGDDRPFVCNAPGCGQRFTNEDHLAVHKHKHEMTLKFGPARTDSVIIADQTPTPTRFLKNCEEVGLFNELASSFEQDDEEKRAKNSLPAPNSVALDMSLQTPSDVKVKEEATVEVDSSPPDSPESVSGKSDSSIESLVKGKDTPPRSSAPTPTIVRPGSLPLHLGFDALQPTMPSPTSVITQAPPSNRTLGSPTSHYPMMMLPSVLPGPVHMPSVINLARPMCMVPNIPGIPGPPLGGSSSGSNSPSGYSIHSEAKMRLKAALSQQSPSGHSMGIMAMGSSPMVPQRAEQNQLLVQQPDAPSPAQPQVSPAQPTGGRRRRTLDDDPDDRRQRFLERNRAAASRCRQKRKLWVSSLEKKAEELCNLNVSLSNEVSLLRNEVAHLKQLLLAHKDCPVTTLQKKTAYLAAEESMKDTSEPTGSPAPVIQHSSLAHSPSAGQNGLSSRAAAEAMAMSVLAGMGQQQRAESGPSHIIMAAQSQSAAR, encoded by the exons AtgttctcctcttctcctctcccacaGTTACATTGCAAGCTCTTTGCAAAAATGGGGGACGACCGACCTTTTGTGTGCAATGCTCCTGGCTGTGGACAG AGGTTTACCAATGAGGACCACTTGGCtgttcacaaacacaagcatgagATGACACTGAAATTTGGACCAGCCAGGACCGACTCTGTCATTATTGCAG ACCAGACACCTACTCCCACCCGCTTCCTAAAGAACTGCGAGGAGGTTGGTCTGTTCAATGAGCTGGCCAGCTCCTTCGAACAAGACGATGaggaaaagagagcaaagaATTCT CTCCCTGCTCCCAACTCTGTGGCTTTGGACATGAGCCTGCAGACGCCATCAGATGTGAAGGTGAAAGAAGAGGCAACTGTAGAGGTCGACTCCTCGCCACCAGACAGCCCTGAATCTGTCTCTGGAAAGTCAGACAGCAGCATAGAGTCTCTGGTTAAAGGAAAG GACACACCACCCAGAAGTTCAGCCCCCACCCCGACTATTGTGCGTCCAGGTTCCCTCCCACTACACTTGGGCTTTGATGCCCTTCAGCCCACCATGCCGTCACCCACCTCTGTCATCACACAGGCACCACCTTCCAATCGTACTCTGGG TTCGCCAACCAGCCACTACCCCATGATGATGCTTCCCTCTGTGCTGCCTGGTCCAGTACACATGCCCTCTGTCATTAAT CTGGCCCGACCCATGTGCATGGTACCCAACATTCCTGGGATCCCCGGTCCTCCTctgggaggcagcagcagcggctctAACTCCCCCTCTGGCTACAGCATCCACTCAGAGGCCAAGATG CGTCTGAAGGCTGCGCTGTCCCAGCAGAGCCCGTCAGGACATAGTATGGGGATCATGGCCATGGGCAGCAGCCCCATGGTACCTCAGAGGGCAGAGCAGAACCAGCTGCTTGTCCAACAGCCAGATGCTCCATCACCTGCACAACCTCAG GTATCTCCAGCACAGCCTACAGGTGGGCGTCGGCGGCGGACATTAGACGATGACCCAGATGACCGAAGGCAGCGCTTCCTTGAGAGGAATCGGGCCGCGGCATCGCGCTGCAGACAGAAACGCAAACTGTGGGTCAGTTCCCTGGAGAAGAAGGCTGAGGAGCTCTGCAACCTGAACGTCTCGCTGTCg AATGAAGTGTCTCTGTTGCGGAACGAGGTGGCTCATttgaagcagctgctgctggcccACAAGGACTGTCCTGTGACCACCCTACAGAAGAAGACTGCCTACTTAG CTGCAGAAGAGAGCATGAAAGACACCTCAGAGCCTACAGGTTCCCCTGCCCCGGTGATCCAGCACAGCTCTTTGGCGCACAGCCCCTCTGCAGGGCAAAACGGCCTGAGCTCAAGGGCAGCAGCTGAGGCCATGGCTATGTCTGTGCTGGCAGGAATGGGCCAGCAGCAGAGGGCTGAGAGTGGACCCTCTCACATTATCATGGCTGCACAGTCTCAATCTGCTGCCAGATGA
- the atf7a gene encoding cyclic AMP-dependent transcription factor ATF-7a isoform X2 produces the protein MGDDRPFVCNAPGCGQRFTNEDHLAVHKHKHEMTLKFGPARTDSVIIADQTPTPTRFLKNCEEVGLFNELASSFEQDDEEKRAKNSLPAPNSVALDMSLQTPSDVKVKEEATVEDTPPRSSAPTPTIVRPGSLPLHLGFDALQPTMPSPTSVITQAPPSNRTLGSPTSHYPMMMLPSVLPGPVHMPSVINLARPMCMVPNIPGIPGPPLGGSSSGSNSPSGYSIHSEAKMRLKAALSQQSPSGHSMGIMAMGSSPMVPQRAEQNQLLVQQPDAPSPAQPQVSPAQPTGGRRRRTLDDDPDDRRQRFLERNRAAASRCRQKRKLWVSSLEKKAEELCNLNVSLSNEVSLLRNEVAHLKQLLLAHKDCPVTTLQKKTAYLESMKDTSEPTGSPAPVIQHSSLAHSPSAGQNGLSSRAAAEAMAMSVLAGMGQQQRAESGPSHIIMAAQSQSAAR, from the exons ATGGGGGACGACCGACCTTTTGTGTGCAATGCTCCTGGCTGTGGACAG AGGTTTACCAATGAGGACCACTTGGCtgttcacaaacacaagcatgagATGACACTGAAATTTGGACCAGCCAGGACCGACTCTGTCATTATTGCAG ACCAGACACCTACTCCCACCCGCTTCCTAAAGAACTGCGAGGAGGTTGGTCTGTTCAATGAGCTGGCCAGCTCCTTCGAACAAGACGATGaggaaaagagagcaaagaATTCT CTCCCTGCTCCCAACTCTGTGGCTTTGGACATGAGCCTGCAGACGCCATCAGATGTGAAGGTGAAAGAAGAGGCAACTGTAGAG GACACACCACCCAGAAGTTCAGCCCCCACCCCGACTATTGTGCGTCCAGGTTCCCTCCCACTACACTTGGGCTTTGATGCCCTTCAGCCCACCATGCCGTCACCCACCTCTGTCATCACACAGGCACCACCTTCCAATCGTACTCTGGG TTCGCCAACCAGCCACTACCCCATGATGATGCTTCCCTCTGTGCTGCCTGGTCCAGTACACATGCCCTCTGTCATTAAT CTGGCCCGACCCATGTGCATGGTACCCAACATTCCTGGGATCCCCGGTCCTCCTctgggaggcagcagcagcggctctAACTCCCCCTCTGGCTACAGCATCCACTCAGAGGCCAAGATG CGTCTGAAGGCTGCGCTGTCCCAGCAGAGCCCGTCAGGACATAGTATGGGGATCATGGCCATGGGCAGCAGCCCCATGGTACCTCAGAGGGCAGAGCAGAACCAGCTGCTTGTCCAACAGCCAGATGCTCCATCACCTGCACAACCTCAG GTATCTCCAGCACAGCCTACAGGTGGGCGTCGGCGGCGGACATTAGACGATGACCCAGATGACCGAAGGCAGCGCTTCCTTGAGAGGAATCGGGCCGCGGCATCGCGCTGCAGACAGAAACGCAAACTGTGGGTCAGTTCCCTGGAGAAGAAGGCTGAGGAGCTCTGCAACCTGAACGTCTCGCTGTCg AATGAAGTGTCTCTGTTGCGGAACGAGGTGGCTCATttgaagcagctgctgctggcccACAAGGACTGTCCTGTGACCACCCTACAGAAGAAGACTGCCTACTTAG AGAGCATGAAAGACACCTCAGAGCCTACAGGTTCCCCTGCCCCGGTGATCCAGCACAGCTCTTTGGCGCACAGCCCCTCTGCAGGGCAAAACGGCCTGAGCTCAAGGGCAGCAGCTGAGGCCATGGCTATGTCTGTGCTGGCAGGAATGGGCCAGCAGCAGAGGGCTGAGAGTGGACCCTCTCACATTATCATGGCTGCACAGTCTCAATCTGCTGCCAGATGA